In Deinococcus aquaedulcis, the genomic stretch CGCAGGGCGTCTTCGCGCTGCTCGGGTGTCAGGGGCAGGCTGGCGGCGGCAAAGCTGGCCAGCAGCAGCGGCTCACTGGGCGCGGCGCGGCGCAGGGCCTCGCCTTCTTCGGGTCGCAGGCGAATCAGGGCCGAGAGCAGCTCGCTCGCCGAGACCCGCTCCACCTCGGCATCGCTGCCTTCCAGGGGCCACAGCCGCACGTCGGCGGACAGGTACGGCTGGTCGAAGTGAAAGCGCTCAATCTCAAAGCGCTCGCCCCCCGTGACCAGGATGGTGCTGGTGCCGTCCTCGTGGCCCTGCGCCTGGCGTAGCGAGGCCAGCGTACCCACCCGCGACACCCGCTCGTGGAATGGCCTGTCCGACTCTTCCGAGGACACCACAATGCGCACGATGCCAAAGGGGCCCCCGCTGGCCTGCACGTCTGCCAGCAGGGCGCGGTACCGGGGTTCAAAGACGTACAGCGGCAGCAGTACGCCTGGAAACAGCACCAGCTTGGGCAGAGGAAACAGCGGAACGCGCATACGCCGTTATGGTGCCCCCCAGGCGCGCCCGGAACTTGAGCGCAGCCCACACACCACCGGGAAAAACGTCAACCGTTTCTGCATGGGCGCTTAAACCTCGCCCCACAAGCTCATCAGTCCGCTTTGGCGGGACGCTTCGCTGTGCGGCGCCGCTTGGGCGGGGGCGGCGGCGGGGCGCCCCAGGCCGCCAGCTCGGCCTCGCTGACCCCCAGGGCCAGCAGCGCCGCGCTGTCCTGCGGGGTCAGTGGGGCCTGGGCCAGCAGGTCCGGGCGCCGGGCCAGGGTGCGCTGCAGGGCCTGCTCGCGCCGCCACGCCGCCACCGCCGCGTGGTTGCCGCCGCGCAGCACCTCGGGCACCGCGTGGCCGTTCCATTCCGGCGGGCGGGTGTATTCGGGGTAATCCAGCAGGCCAGAACTGAACGAGTCCATCTGGTGCGACGCCGGGTCGCCCAGCACGCCGGGCCGCAGGCGCGCCACCGCTTCCAGCACGCAGGCCGCCGCTGCCTCGCCGCCCATCATCACGAAGTCGCCAATGCTGAGTTCCCGCGTGACCAGGGTCTCCACGCGGGCGTCGAAGCCCTCGTAACGGCCACACAGGAACGCGAGGTGGCGTTTGCCCGCCAGTTCCTCGGCCACTGCCTGGGTGAAGGGCTGGCCGGCCGGACTGAAGAGAATCACCTCGTCGGCCGGGGGCAGGCTCTCCAGGGCGCGCTGGGCGACATCCACCCGGATCACCATGCCGGCGCCGCCGCCGTACGGGGTGTCGTCCACCTTCAGGTGCTTGTTCTGGGCGAAGTTGCGCAGGTTCACCAGCTGCACGTCAATCAGGCCCCGGGCCGCCGCCTTGCCCAGAATCGCCTCCTGTGCAAAGGGAAAGAGCAACTCGGGAAACAGCGTCAGGAACGAGAAGGTTAGGGGTGTGGGCGTGGCCTCAGTCGTCACGGTCAGGATCGGGGTCGCCCAGCAGGTTCTCCGGGGCGTCGGCGGTGAGGGTAATGGCGCGCGGGCGGCCCTTGTCGTTGAGTTCGACCACCACATACGGCGCCTGCAGCGGCACAAACGACTCGCCGCCCGGGTGGCGCACCACCAGCAGATCCTGGCGCCCGCCGTCCAGGGCGTCGGTGACCTCGCCCAGCACCTCGCCCGAGGTCCCGTGGACACTCAGGCCGCGCAGTTCGTGGTAATAGTACACGCCCTCTTCGGGTTCGGGCAGTTCATCGTCGGCGGCGTACACCTGCAGGCCGCGCAGGTCCTCGGCGGCCTCGCGCGTGGTCACGCCCGCCAGCCCCAGCGCCACCCCGGGCGAGAGGGGCTCGGCCCTGGTGACCCGCAGCCAGCCCCGGCCCTCCACGTACACCCGCTTTAGTGCCAGCAGTTGCCCCGGGTCGCCCAGCACATACACCTTGACGCCGCCGCGCACCCCGTGCGGCCCCAGAAAGTGCCCCAGCCGGGTGCGGTCCTGTTCGCCCCCGCTCACGCTTTGCGGGGGGCGTCCAGGTCCACGTTCAGGCGCTCGCGCGGGTCGGCGGCGGCGCGCACCAGCGTGCGGATGGCCTGAATCACGCGGCCCTGACGGCCGATCAGGCGCCCTTCCTCGCCGGGGCCCACCCGCACGACCACGGTGGGGCCACGCCGCACGGCGCGCACCAGCGCCGGCTGGTCCACCACGCTCTGCGCGAGGTACAGGGTCAGTTCCACGGGATCGGTTTTCATGGCGGGCATTCTACCGCCTCCAGGGCCGCGCGCCGGACAACAAAAAAGGCCCCCCAGGTTGGGGAGCTTGTCCTGCACAGAGAATCGCTTAAGCGACCTTCACGCCCTGGCTCTTGAGCAGGCGGCGGGCGGTGTTGGTGGGCTGGGCGCCCTGGGCCAGCCAGTGGGCGGCGCGCTCGGCGTCCACCTTCAGGTAGTTTTCGGTGGTCTTGCGGGGGTCGTAGTAGCCCAGGCTCTCGATGTAGCCGCCGTCGCGGGGGCGGCGGGCATCGGTGACCACGATGCGGTAGTGGGGGTTATGGGTGGAACCAAAACGGGACAGGCGAATCTTAACCATGACAAACAACCTCGGAGGGGGGGTTTTGAGGGTACAGCGCCCGCTAGGATCACGGGGGTCATGCGCCCGTCAGCAGCCAACCGGGGTGCGCACCGAAGAAGGGTAGCAAATGCGCTGTAGAACGGCAAGGGTGCGTTAAGTATCTCGCTGTTGATCTTGAGATCAACCGAGCGGAGCGAGAAGCGAAAAAAGTGCCTCGCACCGGGAATGGAAACGTTTCTGCGTTTTTCTGAAACGTTGGAATGGAAGGGGCGAGGCACTTAGAACGGAGGAGGCAGCACGTCCTGGCCCCGGCGCAGCTGAAAAGCCATGCTGTCCGGGCCCAGCACGGAGCTGCCGCCCACCGTGCCCAGCGGGGCGCCGCGCCGCACCCGGTCCCCCACATGCACCGACAGTTCGCGCAGGCCCAGGTAGGCCGAGACCAGCGAGCCGTGGTCCAGCAGCACGATCCCGCCGGTTGAGCCGTAGAACGCCGCCGCCAGCACATTGCCGTCCTGGGCTGCCACCACCTGGGTGGCGCCGGACAGCACCACCCACGGCGACCCGCCCGTGCCGTACGGCGCGCTGACCCGCCCGCCCGGCAGCGGAAAGCCCAGTGGGCCCGACTGCGCAGGGAGGGGGGCCAATTGCACCTCGGCCTGCTGCTGCGCCTGTTCCACCTGCTGCTGGCGCTGTTGCAGGGCCGCCTGCTCCTGCTGCAGCTGCGCTTCACGCTGGCGCTGCTGCGAGAGACGCTGCTGCGCCTGCTGGGCGGCGGCGCGCTCGGCCGCTGCGCGGCTGGCCTGGGCACGGGCGGCGGCAGCCTGCCGCTCGCGGGCCACCCGCTCCTGCTCGGCGCGGATACGGGCCAGGCGCTCGGCTTCCTGCCGGGCCCGTTCCTGCGCTTCGCGGATGCGCCGCGCTTCGGCTTCGCGGCGACGGCGCTCCTCTTCCAGGCGGCGCTGGCGCTCGGCTTCCAGGCGGGCCTGCTCGGCCTGCACCTGCCCCACCAGCTGGTCAATGGTGCGCGCGGCCAGGGCCTGCTCGGCCTGCCGCTGGGCGGCCAGCGTGCGCTGCCCCTGCTCGCTGGTACGCAACTGTGCCAGTAGGGTGTTCTGCTCGGCGCGCTGGGCCTGCAGGGCCCGCAGCTTGCCCTGCCGCTGGGCCTGCAGGGTGCGCAACTCCTGCGCCTGCTGGGTTTGCAGGGCGCGCTGCTGTGCCAGCACCTTGACCTCGCCCTCCAGGGTGCGGATGACGCGGGTGTTGTACTCGCCCGCGCGGTTGGCGTACTGCAGCCGAATCAGGAGGTCCGACAGGCTGCGCGACTGCGAGAGTAGCTGCAGGTAGCGCCCGGAGCGGTCCCGGTACTGCAGCCGCAGAATCTCGCGCACGTCGCCCTGCAGCCGCGTCACGCGCGCCTGGGTCACTTTGAGCTGGCTGCCGGTGTCGGCCAGGGCCCGCTCGGCCAGGGTCACGCGGGCGGTGGCGGTGGCCAGTTCGTTTTCCAGCTGCCCGGCGCGCCGGGTCAGGTCGTCCAGGCGGCCCAGCGTCTGGCGCTGCTGCGCGCTGAGGCTGGCAATCGCCCGCCGCGCCTGCTCGATCTGCGCCACCTTCTGGGCGTTCAGTTCACGCTGCTGCTGCAGTTCGCGCTGCAGACTCTGCAGCCGCTCGCTGGTGGTCTGCGCCAGTCCGGCCTGCGGCACCCCCGCCAGCAGGGCCACAGCCAGCAGCGCCGTCGCACGCCTGCTCCGTGTCATTCCAGCTCCCGCAGATAGCGCCGCGTGGCGAACAGACTGCCCAGCAGCCCCGTCAGAATGCCCAGCACCGCCACGCCGCCCAGCAGCGGCAGCAGGGTGTCCAGGTCGCGCGCCACCGGAAAGACCGGGGCCAGCTGCTGCACCCGCCCCGCCAGCGCCAGATACGCCGGGGTGAGCAGGGACACCGCCAGCGCGGCGGCCAGCGTGCCCACCAGCAGCCCTTCAATGACGTGCGGCATGCGGATAAAGCCCCGCGTGGCCCCCAGCAGCCGCATCACGCTGATCTCATCGCGCCGGGCGTACATCGCCACCCGCACGGCGTTCAGGATGTTGAACAGGGTGCCCAGGAACAGCAGGCCCACCAGCACGTAGCCGGCCCCGCGCACGGCGGTCAGGGTGCGCACCGTGGGGTCCACGTAGTCGGCGCCGTATTCCACGTCCTCTACGCCGGGCAGCTGCGATACCGCCTGCGCCACCACCCGCGAATCCTCCACGCGGCCCACCCGCAGCCGCAGCGTGTCGGGGAAGGGGTTGCCCACCAGCGCCACGGCGTCGCGGGTGTAGGGCGAGTCCTGGGTCATTTCCTGCAGCACCTGCTCACTGGTGACCAGGGTGGCCTCACGCACCTGGGGCAGCTGCCGGACCTGGGCCAGCAGCACATTGTCCTGGGCGCCCGGCGTCAGGAAGGCCGCCACCTCCACCTGCGATTCCAGCTGTGAGAGCGTGCGGTTCACGTTCAGCGTGAGCAGCAGCACGAACCCCAGCATCAGCAGGGTCAGCGTCATGGTGACCAGCGTCGCCAGCGTGGCCGTGACATTGCCCCGCATGGCAAGCAGGGCCTGGCGGAAGTGGTAACTCATGGCTGGCCTCCGGCCAGGACGGTGGTTGAGGGTTGACGGTTGACGGAGAGGAGCGCCACACCATCAACGATCAACCCTTTCCCATCAACAGGCCGCACAGCGGCCTTCGCCGCCCTCACAGCGCATACCCCCCATACGGATCATCGCGCACCAGTTTGCCCTTGCGCAGGGTCAGGGTGCGGTGGCGGAAGGTTTCCACGAGGTCGCGGGCGTGGGTGGCGACAATCACCGTGGTGCCGCGCAGGTTCACGTTTTGCAGCACCTTGAGTACCTCACGGCTGTTGTCGGGGTCGAGGTTGCCGGTGGGCTCGTCGGCCAGCAGCAGGGGCGGGTTGCCCACGATGGCGCGGGCAATGGCCACGCGCTGCTGCTCGCCCTGCGAGAGCTGCACGGGCAGGGCGTATTTCTTGTGCTCCAGGCCCACGGTGCGCAGCGCGCCCGCCACCCGCTGCGGCCACTCGCGCCCCGGCACGCCGGTCACGCGCAGGGCAAAGGCCACATTGTCGTAGGCGTTCAGGTGCGGCAGCAGCAGGTTGTCCTGAAACACGGTGCCCATGCGGCGGCGCAGCAGGGCGGTGCGCCGGCCCCGGTAGCGCGCCAGCGGCTCGCCCGCCACCTTGACCTCGCCCCGGCTGGGCAGCGCGCGCTTAAGCACCAGACTCATGAAGCTGCTCTTTCCAGCCCCCGAATGGCCCACCAGGTACACGAATTCGCCCTTGCCCACGTGCAGCGACACGTCGTCCAGGGCCAGGGTGCGGGTCACTGGGTATTCCAGCGACACATTCTTGAAATCAATCACGCCGCACCCCGCAAGGAGAGGCGCAGCGGCAAGGCGGTGCGGTTGGTCATGCTCGCGGCCCAGCATAGCCTGGATGGTGGTGGGGGCGGTGAAAGGGTGAGGGGGGCTTTCTGTTTGGGCGAGTTCGTTTGCCCGCGTTGCCCCACCCCCCCAGCCCCCCTACCCCGGAGGGGCAGGGGGGAGTTTTCCGCTGCGCTCGGCAAACGTTGACTAACGATTTAGGGCAGCCTTCCTTCGCCCCGCGTTGTACGCCGTGGTCCGCCTTCGCCCATCGCCTCACGCCCGCGCGCTTCGCGCACGACGGCTTCCGTTGCTTGCCCCGTAGGAGTGAAGGGTAGGGACGCTTAGGGCACGAGGTTCTACTTTTGAAGGGCAGCTTTGGCCTTTGGCTGTTGTGTTGTTCAAAGTAGAACCCTCTGGGCCACACCAAGTTCCCTTGCCCCCGTACCGCCCAGGTCCAGACGAGGCCGTCGTGCCCGAAGGGCGCGGGCCATTGCGCGTTACCAGCGGATGGCGTCGAAGCCGGACACGTCAACGAATGGAGCAATCCATCCAACGCCAGTAGAAACTCTTGCCCAGCGCAGCGCCGCTCCCCCCTGCCCCTCTGGGGGAGGGGGGCTGGGGGGGTGGGGCCACACGCAGGCTAAACACAAACCACCCCCCCTGTAACAGCCGCCCCCTTTGATCTCATCCTCAAGCACTATCCTGCACACCGTGAACGCCAAACGTCTGACCGTTACCCTGGCCGCGCTGGGCGCGACCGCCGCCGTCGCCTACGCGCAACTGGGCGGGTACTCCCAGGCGAACCTCAGCAGCACCCCCGAGGGGCGCACCTTTCTGCAGGTCCTGAACGACCTCAACCGCCTGTACCTGTACCCGGTGGACCAGGAAAAGGTGCTGCGCGGCGCGATCACCGGCGCGCTGGGCAGCCTGAACGACGAATTCACGTACTACAGCGAGCCCGAGGACAACGCCATTGACGCCGCCAACCTGCAGGGCGAGTTCTTCGGCATTGGCGTGCAGCTGGTGGCGGCCAACGCCGACGGCACGGGCGGCAAGATTGACAACGTGTACAAGGGCGGCGCGGCGTCGGGTGCGGGCGTGCAGATTGGCGACCAGTTCCTGAAAATTGGCGACAAGGACGTCACGAACGCCAAGCTGAACGAGATCGTGCGCCTGGTGCGCGGCGAGCGCGGCACCACCGTCACCGTGACCTTCGCCCGCGACGGCAAGCCCTACACCGTCAAGATGGAGCGCCAGCCCGTGACCATCGTGAGCGTGGAATCCACCGTGCTGCCCGGCAACATTGGCTACATCGCCCTGAACACCTTCTACAACGAGAAGGTGACCGAGCAGTTCCGCGCGGCCGTGGCCGACATGAAGAAGAAGAACGTCAAGGGCCTGATTCTGGACCTGCGCGACAACGGCGGCGGCCTGCTGAACGCTGGCGTGGACGTGGCCGACCAGTTCATGCAGAGCGGCCCCATCGTGAGCCTGCGCGACCGTTCCAAGGCCACCGAGGTCTTCGGCACGGCCCGGCGCCAGGCCAGCGACTACACCGGCAAACTGGTGGTGCTGGTCAACAAGAACAGCGCCAGCGCCAGCGAGGTGGTCTCCGGCGCCCTGCAGGACACCGGCCGCGCGACCATCGTGGGCGAGCAGACCTTCGGTAAGGGCGTGGCGCAGATTCCCGTGACCCTGCCCGACGGCGGCAAGGCGGCCATCGTGAACAGCGAGTGGCTGACCCCCAAGGGCCGCCAGATTCACAAGAAGGGCGTGACCCCCGACGTGCTGGTCAAGGACACCCGCTTTACCACCCCTGTGAACTTCACCGGCGGCGGCGTGAAGCCCGGCGAGAAGATCACCCTGACCATCGAGGGCAAGCCAGTGACCGTGACCGCCGACAAGGACGGCAAGTTCACCTACACCGGCGAGATCAAGCGCCCCAGCCGCAGCGCCCAGCAGGGCGAGGCCACCGTGGACCTGCAGACCGACGCCATTCTGAAAAAGGCCGTGGACCTGCTGAAGTAAGGGCAAGTTGGAAAGGGCGGCTCCGGGAGGGGCCGCTCTTTTGTGCTTCAGGCTCGGCGTTGCTGCGCCTCCGTTCCTACGCCTTCTCTGGGCGCTCCTTCGCCTGCCACCAGTCGTCGAACGGCGACACCGGTTGGGCGCGCTTATGGCGGGTGGCGCGGTACAGCCCTTCCAGTCGCGCGGCCACCTCGAACGGCACCGGCTGGCCTTCCAGATAATCGTCAATCTGCGCGTAGGTCACGCCCAGGGCCACCTCATCGGGCAGGCCGGGGCGGTCGTCTTCCAGGTCGGCGGTGGGCACCTTCTGCCACGTTTCGGGCGGGGCGCCCAGCTCGGCCAGCAGCGCCGCGCCCTGGCGTTTGCTCAGGCCGCTCAGCGGGGTCACGTCCACGCCGCCGTCGCCGTACTTGGTAAAAAAGCCGGTCAGGGCCTCGGCGGCGTGGTCGGTGCCCACCACCAGCAGCCCCTCCTGCCCGGCCAGCGCGTACTGGGTGACCATGCGCAGCCGGGCTTTCACGTTGCCGCGCACGAAGTCGCGCAGCGGCGTGCCCAGCGCCTCGCCCGCCGCCTGCGCCGCCGCGTCGCTGGCCGCCTGAATGTTCACGGTCACGGTGCGGTCGGGCTGAATAAACGCCAGGGCCCGCGCGGCGTCGGCCTCGTCGGCCTGCACGCCGTAGGGCTGGCGCACCGCCACGAACTGGGCGGCCTCGCCCCCGGCGCGCAGCCGCTCGGCGGCCAGCTGGCACAGGCGCCCGGTCAGGGTGCTGTCCTGCCCCCCGCTGATGCCCAGCACAAAGCCCCGGGTGCCCGAAGCCCGCAGGTACGCGCACAGAAACGCCACCCGGCGCTCGACCTCGGCGGCCGGGTCAATGCTGGGCTGCACCCCCAGTTCGCGCCGAATCCTGTCCCTCAAACTGACCACGGGCGCAGTATGGCATGGCGTTGTTCCAGTCCCTGGGGCGCCTACACTGGGAGGCGTGAACGACCGGCCCACCCGTCTTCGCCTGCCGGCGCACGCCGCGCCCGCGCCCCCGCCCGGCACCGTGCGCGTAGATGACGCCCTGAGCGCCCTGGGCACCGGCCGCTTTCAGGTGCGGCTGCTCCTGATCTGCGGACTCACCTTCGCGGCGGCGGCCATGGAGGTGCTGGTGATGGGCTTTGCCCTGCCCGGCATCACCGCGCACTTTGGCCTGCAGGGCAGTCCCACACCGCTTCTCATGGCGACCTTTATCGGGATGCTGCTGGGCGCGCCGTTCTGGGGCCTGCTGGCCGACCGCCTGGGCCGCCGCCCGGTGTTTCTGACCACCACCGTGCTGGGCGTGGTCTTTGGCTGTCTGGGCGCGCTGTCGCCCAATGTGGAGGTGCTGTTCATTGCGCGGGTGCTCACCGGCTTTGCGGTGGGCGGCACCATGCCGGTGGATTACTCGCTGCTGTCAGAGTTTCTGCCCCCCGCGCGGCGCGGGCGGTTTCTGGTGCTGCTGGAAAGCTTCTGGGCGGTGGGCACCCTGGCGCTGGCGGCGCTGGCCTACGGCCTGAGCGTGCTGCTGCCCCCGGAAGCGGGCTGGCGCTGGCTGCTGGCCCTGGCCGCTCTGCCGGGGGTGGTGGGCCTGCTGGTGCGCGCCGGCGTGCCAGATTCGCCTTACTGGCTGCAGGTGCAGGGCCGCCTGGACGACGCCCGCGCGGCCCTGGCGGTGGTGGCCCGTGTGAACCGCCGCCCCCTGCCAGAGGCGCCCCTGAGTCCCCCACCCCCCGGCGCGGTCGCCGCCCGCCACCGGCACCTGCTGGGCCCCGCGTGGCGTGACCGCACCTTCCTGCTGGCAGGCGCGTGGTTTGGCATGAGTCTGGGCTACTACGGCATTTTTTCGTGGCTGCCGGCCTACCTGCGCACCCAGGGCGTGGATCTGGGCGAAACCTACCGCACCGCCATGATCCTGGCCATTGCCCAGATTCCCGGCTACCTGCTGGCCTCGCTGCTGATCGAGTGGGCCGGGCGGCGCGTGACCCTGGTGGCGTTTATGCTGGCCAGCGCGGCCGGGGCTTACCTGTTTCTGGTGGCTGGGGACTCCAGCGTGGCGGCGCTGCTCACCTCCGCGCTGCTGTCGTGCTCGCTGCTGGGGGGCTGGGGGGCGCTGTACGCCTACACGCCTGAACTGTTTCCCACCCCGCTGCGCGCCGGGGGCATGGGCCTGATCAGTGCGTTTGGGCGACTGGCCAGCGTGCTCTCGCCGCTGGCGGCCGGGGCGCTGCTCAGCGGCAACCTGGGGCAGGCCCTGAGCGTGTTTGCCGCCGCCTTCATCATCTCGGCCGGGTGCGTGTGGGGCATTGGCATCGAGACGCGCGGCCGTCCCCTGCCCGACGGAGAGCGGCACTGAACGCGGCCCGGACGCTGGCGGTGTACATCGGGCGCTTTCAGCCGCCGCACGCCGCGCACCTGCACACCATGCGCGCGGCCCTGGCCGGGCACGGCCAGCTGCTGGTGCTGCTGGGCAGCGCCAATCTGGCCCGCAGCGTTAAGAACCCCTGGAGCGCCGCCGAACGTGCCCGTCTGATCCGCCGCGCCCTGGCCGCCCAGGGGGTGCCCCTGACCGGGCTGCACCTGCGCCCGCTGCCCGATGACTTCAACGCTGT encodes the following:
- a CDS encoding LON peptidase substrate-binding domain-containing protein encodes the protein MRVPLFPLPKLVLFPGVLLPLYVFEPRYRALLADVQASGGPFGIVRIVVSSEESDRPFHERVSRVGTLASLRQAQGHEDGTSTILVTGGERFEIERFHFDQPYLSADVRLWPLEGSDAEVERVSASELLSALIRLRPEEGEALRRAAPSEPLLLASFAAASLPLTPEQREDALRAPTLGDRLDVLLGYVPREAKLLN
- the trmD gene encoding tRNA (guanosine(37)-N1)-methyltransferase TrmD, encoding MTTEATPTPLTFSFLTLFPELLFPFAQEAILGKAAARGLIDVQLVNLRNFAQNKHLKVDDTPYGGGAGMVIRVDVAQRALESLPPADEVILFSPAGQPFTQAVAEELAGKRHLAFLCGRYEGFDARVETLVTRELSIGDFVMMGGEAAAACVLEAVARLRPGVLGDPASHQMDSFSSGLLDYPEYTRPPEWNGHAVPEVLRGGNHAAVAAWRREQALQRTLARRPDLLAQAPLTPQDSAALLALGVSEAELAAWGAPPPPPPKRRRTAKRPAKAD
- the rimM gene encoding ribosome maturation factor RimM (Essential for efficient processing of 16S rRNA), which gives rise to MSGGEQDRTRLGHFLGPHGVRGGVKVYVLGDPGQLLALKRVYVEGRGWLRVTRAEPLSPGVALGLAGVTTREAAEDLRGLQVYAADDELPEPEEGVYYYHELRGLSVHGTSGEVLGEVTDALDGGRQDLLVVRHPGGESFVPLQAPYVVVELNDKGRPRAITLTADAPENLLGDPDPDRDD
- a CDS encoding KH domain-containing protein; the protein is MKTDPVELTLYLAQSVVDQPALVRAVRRGPTVVVRVGPGEEGRLIGRQGRVIQAIRTLVRAAADPRERLNVDLDAPRKA
- the rpsP gene encoding 30S ribosomal protein S16 → MVKIRLSRFGSTHNPHYRIVVTDARRPRDGGYIESLGYYDPRKTTENYLKVDAERAAHWLAQGAQPTNTARRLLKSQGVKVA
- a CDS encoding murein hydrolase activator EnvC family protein, whose product is MTRSRRATALLAVALLAGVPQAGLAQTTSERLQSLQRELQQQRELNAQKVAQIEQARRAIASLSAQQRQTLGRLDDLTRRAGQLENELATATARVTLAERALADTGSQLKVTQARVTRLQGDVREILRLQYRDRSGRYLQLLSQSRSLSDLLIRLQYANRAGEYNTRVIRTLEGEVKVLAQQRALQTQQAQELRTLQAQRQGKLRALQAQRAEQNTLLAQLRTSEQGQRTLAAQRQAEQALAARTIDQLVGQVQAEQARLEAERQRRLEEERRRREAEARRIREAQERARQEAERLARIRAEQERVARERQAAAARAQASRAAAERAAAQQAQQRLSQQRQREAQLQQEQAALQQRQQQVEQAQQQAEVQLAPLPAQSGPLGFPLPGGRVSAPYGTGGSPWVVLSGATQVVAAQDGNVLAAAFYGSTGGIVLLDHGSLVSAYLGLRELSVHVGDRVRRGAPLGTVGGSSVLGPDSMAFQLRRGQDVLPPPF
- a CDS encoding cell division protein FtsX, with protein sequence MSYHFRQALLAMRGNVTATLATLVTMTLTLLMLGFVLLLTLNVNRTLSQLESQVEVAAFLTPGAQDNVLLAQVRQLPQVREATLVTSEQVLQEMTQDSPYTRDAVALVGNPFPDTLRLRVGRVEDSRVVAQAVSQLPGVEDVEYGADYVDPTVRTLTAVRGAGYVLVGLLFLGTLFNILNAVRVAMYARRDEISVMRLLGATRGFIRMPHVIEGLLVGTLAAALAVSLLTPAYLALAGRVQQLAPVFPVARDLDTLLPLLGGVAVLGILTGLLGSLFATRRYLRELE
- the ftsE gene encoding cell division ATP-binding protein FtsE, with amino-acid sequence MIDFKNVSLEYPVTRTLALDDVSLHVGKGEFVYLVGHSGAGKSSFMSLVLKRALPSRGEVKVAGEPLARYRGRRTALLRRRMGTVFQDNLLLPHLNAYDNVAFALRVTGVPGREWPQRVAGALRTVGLEHKKYALPVQLSQGEQQRVAIARAIVGNPPLLLADEPTGNLDPDNSREVLKVLQNVNLRGTTVIVATHARDLVETFRHRTLTLRKGKLVRDDPYGGYAL
- a CDS encoding S41 family peptidase, whose protein sequence is MNAKRLTVTLAALGATAAVAYAQLGGYSQANLSSTPEGRTFLQVLNDLNRLYLYPVDQEKVLRGAITGALGSLNDEFTYYSEPEDNAIDAANLQGEFFGIGVQLVAANADGTGGKIDNVYKGGAASGAGVQIGDQFLKIGDKDVTNAKLNEIVRLVRGERGTTVTVTFARDGKPYTVKMERQPVTIVSVESTVLPGNIGYIALNTFYNEKVTEQFRAAVADMKKKNVKGLILDLRDNGGGLLNAGVDVADQFMQSGPIVSLRDRSKATEVFGTARRQASDYTGKLVVLVNKNSASASEVVSGALQDTGRATIVGEQTFGKGVAQIPVTLPDGGKAAIVNSEWLTPKGRQIHKKGVTPDVLVKDTRFTTPVNFTGGGVKPGEKITLTIEGKPVTVTADKDGKFTYTGEIKRPSRSAQQGEATVDLQTDAILKKAVDLLK
- the nadE gene encoding ammonia-dependent NAD(+) synthetase, which gives rise to MVSLRDRIRRELGVQPSIDPAAEVERRVAFLCAYLRASGTRGFVLGISGGQDSTLTGRLCQLAAERLRAGGEAAQFVAVRQPYGVQADEADAARALAFIQPDRTVTVNIQAASDAAAQAAGEALGTPLRDFVRGNVKARLRMVTQYALAGQEGLLVVGTDHAAEALTGFFTKYGDGGVDVTPLSGLSKRQGAALLAELGAPPETWQKVPTADLEDDRPGLPDEVALGVTYAQIDDYLEGQPVPFEVAARLEGLYRATRHKRAQPVSPFDDWWQAKERPEKA
- a CDS encoding MFS transporter; the encoded protein is MNDRPTRLRLPAHAAPAPPPGTVRVDDALSALGTGRFQVRLLLICGLTFAAAAMEVLVMGFALPGITAHFGLQGSPTPLLMATFIGMLLGAPFWGLLADRLGRRPVFLTTTVLGVVFGCLGALSPNVEVLFIARVLTGFAVGGTMPVDYSLLSEFLPPARRGRFLVLLESFWAVGTLALAALAYGLSVLLPPEAGWRWLLALAALPGVVGLLVRAGVPDSPYWLQVQGRLDDARAALAVVARVNRRPLPEAPLSPPPPGAVAARHRHLLGPAWRDRTFLLAGAWFGMSLGYYGIFSWLPAYLRTQGVDLGETYRTAMILAIAQIPGYLLASLLIEWAGRRVTLVAFMLASAAGAYLFLVAGDSSVAALLTSALLSCSLLGGWGALYAYTPELFPTPLRAGGMGLISAFGRLASVLSPLAAGALLSGNLGQALSVFAAAFIISAGCVWGIGIETRGRPLPDGERH